The Prochlorococcus marinus str. MIT 9301 genome segment TATCAGCAAAGTTTTCAACTGGAGTGATTATTGTGACTAAGTACACTATAAAACTTGCAAATAAAAATATTTTCATAAGAATTTTAAGTAAATTTTTTGTCCGATCTCTTCAATACTAAATAAAAGGTAAGAACGCTAATTGTTCCAGATGGGCCTATTAAAATATGCCAAAATTGATCGCCACTAATCGAGAGCCTTGTGCCAAAGAAAGTCGTAAAAATAATACCAAATATTGGGTAAAGAATAAAAAGCCAATCTTTAAAAACTCTTTGCCAATTAATAATTAGAAGGATACTTATTATTACTTGAAAAAGGAGAGCAATAGTTTTATCAAATAAAAAATATGAGATTATTGAACATAAAGATATGCAAAAATTAGTTTTTTGAATAATTCTATTTTTTAAAACTGATATTGATAAAAATGTTAGACCTAAAGATAGGAAAGAATAAAATAACCAATTAAATAAAGAGGAATGATCTACATAAATCCATGATGTTTGGGTATGATCTATCATTTCAGAAATCGAAGCCAATCCTAAAAAAATAAAACCGAAAGGTATTAATTCGTTCTTGTGAATGTGTTTGAAATTATTGATCGATCTTATTCCTAATAATATTGGGATGATTGCCGCCTGAAAATGGGCTAATAATAAAATTGAAAAAAACAAAATAAATTCTCAAACTCAATTCATCTGAAATTTAAATATAAAAAATCATTTTCAGGTTATCTCAGTAGGGATAGATACCATTGCCCGATTACTATGATCAATATTGTAAGAACAAAAGGGAAAGCAGGATATCTTGTCTGAAAATTAGCTGGAGGCCAAGGAGACCAAGATATTAATCTACCTTGAGGTTCATTTGAAATAATTTTTTTGTTCGATTTTTTGGATATTAGATTATCTGTGGCAAATCCTTTATTCATAGTCCAAATAAAAGATATCTTAACAAAGACGTACCAAAAGGGCGTTTTATTATTCGGTTGAATTTCAGTTTCGTTTTATTAAGGACGGAGGGGGTGTGATTTTCATTCAGCCCTAATGATTGTCTATGACTGCCTATGGCGATATTTTTTGAATTAGATCAACTAAATCCCCCAGTAAATCCCCCAGTAGATTTTCCCTTTATTTTTGAAAGATTTAAGCGTTTCATTAGTATCCAAATACATCATCACATTTATTTTTTGGGAGATCAAAATGATGAGTGTGCCAAAACTTTTTAATTTTAACTTCAAAAGAATCAGTATTTTTAATGATCTTATTTCTTTTTAGTTTCTTTGTAATTTCCTTCAAGAGAACAAGCATTCTTGTTTCTGTTTCTTCCCTTGTTAATGGATCTCTGTATATAGAGGCTCTTATATTCTTTTTCTTTAACAAAAATTCATTGCAGTACTTAGTGTAAAGTTTTGATCTTTTTTTTGAGATTGAGTCTTTAATTCTCTTCTCTTCATTTTCAAGTCTTATCTTTTTCTCTTTTTTTTCTCGTTGGACCTTTCTTTCTTTTAGGCAAGCTTTATATGATAGCTTTGCACTAAATTCATTTCTTTCAAAAGAAGCTACATCTCTACAATATTTCTTATCTTCCTCATATGCCCCCCAGGCGAATAAATTAATAGGAAAAAGAGCCTGCATTGTTAAAAGGGTAATGACTAATAAATTTATCCGCATTGCTTATCTTCTCCAGTTATGCAGTATCTTTTTGACTCACTATTCAGACGTTGTTGACAGGCAATTGTCATTAATGGCTTAACTGTTCCTTGCCCAAAGAATTTGTTTTGATAGTGATAACAAATACTCCCTCTTGCTTTTCTCCATTCTTCCCAAAGTTGGTCATTATTTAATTCTTTTTTTAATTCCCAATCTGACTTTAGTAATCTCTCTACCTCACATCTTGTATATTCTGGAGTGGATCCAGTCTCTACACATTCAAATGGATAGTTTTCAAAGTAACTTTCTTTCCACCTTTCAAAATCTTTATCCTCAGCATTTACCTCTATAGGTAAAGCGAAAGCAGCTAGCAGTGAGAGTAGTAAGTATTTCATTAATTACATCTAGGTTTATTCTTCCATACAGGAGAATCACAATTTATATTTCCTTTCTTTCCTTTTTTTGTGGATTCTAAAGACCAATCTTCTATTAGATCGTTATCGTAAGGATTTAGATTTTTGTCTCTACCGTGAGTATCTTGTGGACCTTGGCTGTTTGGGAAACGGTAATTAGGTATAGGCTTTGCATCTTGTGACTTAAAACGAACAATTGCTTTTCCAAAATCTCTACCTGCTTTTTTATTTGAAAAAAGGAAAAGAGCAATTTTCTCATTATTATTAGATGAAAGATATCTTATGTAGTAATAATATTCTGCGGGCTGAGAACTCCAACCTGCATAACCTTCTGTCTCTCTTCTTACCGATATGAATTGGGATCTATCTATTCCTCCTTGTCCTTCTACCCACATTGAGCGACCCTGAAATCTTACGCGGCATTTATTTTTTATTTGTCGACACCAAGCATCGTGATAACTTTTTGGTCCACCAGACTCTATATCCTCTCTAAAGTCTGCATCTCCAAAATCAGATTTTACTGGAAGCACTATTGAGCTAGATACTAATAATAATAATAAAATAGATTTTTTAATCATCTTGCATCAATACACATCGTAAAGAAAAAACGATTTCTACCTGCAAAGCCATCACTAGACTCAAGTTCTAATTCTGCTTCTTGGCATCTTTCCATACTTTTAAAAGGTATTTTATGAATTGCATTACCTCCCTGACTGACGCTGGATCGCATTACGAGCCATATATTTGCATCTGAATTAATTGAAGAATCTAAGGTTTTCAAAGCTTCTTCCCTTGCATTTTTTAAATCAATTAAAGCGTTATCTTTATTAGCTTTTAATTCATTTATGCTACCTAATCTTAACGAGTCTAATTCTTTCAAAAGGTCAGATTTTGTTGATTTGATTTCGTTTAAAGTTTCTTTTCTTTCTTTTTTTAATTCGATTAATGTCTTGGATATTTCAGACTCTGCATCAGTTTGTTTTTTAAGAGTACTCCAAACTTGACTTGATGCTAAAACAACAATTCCCAAAGTTCCAATGACAGAAAGAGCCTTGTAAAAAAAATTATTTGACATTAGATCTATAAAAAGACGCTTATTGCCCATATCTTAGTTCGACCTTAAGATCGAATTCAATCCCCCAGTAATTTTTAACAAATCCCACAGTAAATCCCCCAGTAAATGATTGACTCTATCTGATTGTTTATGGAGGTCTATGACAAGGCTAAGTTTCTATAATCTTTTAAATTTGGCTTTATATCTAGGTTTAAAATAATTCTGTCTGCCTGTGGTGGAATATGACACCCTATGCAGGTTTTCTAAATACGGAGGGGGTGGGATTCGAACCCACGGTGCCCTTGCAGACACGCTAGTTTTCAAGACTAGAGCCTTAAACCACTCGACCACCCCTCCAGGCAAAAATATTTAAATTTTGACTTTTTAATTATATCAAAAGAAGGTTGAATTTCTGGAAAAACATGAACTCATTCTTGTTATAAAAATCTTCAAAAATTTTAATAATTTGGATTTTATTAGTTGTTTGATTTTTTAGGCAACTTTAAAAATAAAAAAAGTTTGATATTGATTAATTGCCTATGAAGTAAAAACCAAAATGATCGTGTCACATAATCATTTTTTTATTGGCAATTAATTAACAAAATTGGCAACAAAACTAAAACATCAGTTGAGACATTAATTTGTTATTTACAAATAAAAATAGTAGAATTTTTTGAGTTTATTTCTAAAGCTTTCAGCTTCACTATAAGGATTATCAAGTGGAAATAATATTGATATATTTGTTTGTAATTGGTTGTTGTATAGGAAGCTTTGTAAATGTAGTAATTTATAGATTACCTTTAAATCAATCAATAGTTTATCCCAATAGTAGATGTCCGAAATGTAATTCAAGAATTAAATGGTTTGATAATATACCAATAATAAGTTGGCTTTTATTAAGAGGTAAATGCAGAGCTTGTAAGAATAAAATAGCTTTTTTTTACCCTAGTATTGAATTATTTATAGGCATTTTATTTTGTCTTAATCTATACTCTCAGCCAACAATTTATAGTCAACAACCTACAAATTTAATTATATTTTTGGGATGTATTTTTAGTGTAATTTTATTTACCTTAGCAATATTAGATTTTAAATATTTTTGGCTTCCGCAAGTTCTTACTTCAGGAGGTTTTGTTTCAGGAATAATTACCTCTTTATATATTGATCTTAGCAATGATCTCTATCAATTTAATTATGTAATTTATACATTACTTGCTTCTTTATTAGGTTTTACATTTTTTAATTTATTAAGTCGTATAGGTAAAAAAATTTATAATAAACCCGTAATTGGAGGAGGGGATGCGAAACTAGGTGCCATGATTGGTTCTTGGTTAGGTATACAGGGATTATTTATATCTATATGGTTAGCATTTATATCGGCTGGTATTTTTGTGATTGTAGGTTTAATTTTTAAAAAAATAAAAAGGAATCAAAAAATACCTTTTGGGATTTTTTTAGCTTTGTCTGGATTGCTTGTTTGGTACTTTGGCAATGAGATATTTTTAGATATATTATTTTTATAAATTATACAAGGATTTACCCCACAGTAGACATCATACTGAACATAGGTAAATACATAGCAATTAGAATGATTCCTACAAAAACAGCTACGAATATAATCATTAAAGGTTCCATTATTGAAGTTAAGCTTTTGACGCTTGAAGAGACTTCATCTTCATAAAAATCAGCTAGTTTTGTAATCATTTCACTTAGCTCACCTGTCTCTTCTCCTATCCTAAACATTGATGTAAACATTACTGGAATTACGGACTCTTTATCAAAAGCTTTGTGCATGGGATTACCTGCTTGGATATCGTAATAAGCATTTTCTATGATCCTGGTAAAAATCCTATTTTTCAAAGTTTTCTTAGCGATTGTTAAAGACTCTAAAATTGGAACCCCTGCACTATTTAATGAAGATAAGGTTCTTGAAAAATTTGCTAAACATGATTTTGTTACTAAGTCTTTTGTGATAGGTAATTGGAGAAGAGTTTTGTCATACCACCAAA includes the following:
- a CDS encoding prepilin peptidase encodes the protein MEIILIYLFVIGCCIGSFVNVVIYRLPLNQSIVYPNSRCPKCNSRIKWFDNIPIISWLLLRGKCRACKNKIAFFYPSIELFIGILFCLNLYSQPTIYSQQPTNLIIFLGCIFSVILFTLAILDFKYFWLPQVLTSGGFVSGIITSLYIDLSNDLYQFNYVIYTLLASLLGFTFFNLLSRIGKKIYNKPVIGGGDAKLGAMIGSWLGIQGLFISIWLAFISAGIFVIVGLIFKKIKRNQKIPFGIFLALSGLLVWYFGNEIFLDILFL